The DNA region AGTAGCGTTGCTCCGGGCTGGATATCTTGAAATTATCAAATGCAATTTGACTTTTGGAATGAAGGTCTTCTGATAAAATGCGGCAAAGTTTTTCCAATTTTGGAAACTTCTTGAAAAGTTCTTCGTCTGGCTCAGCATCACCTGCTGAAAGTACAGAATCTTCTAAACAAGAAATATAATATTCAGAAGGTTTCCTGGTTAGGGCACTTGGAGGAGTAAGGGATTCCCCGTCGCTGTAAAAAGCAGTAGTTTTTTCTTCCCCATCAACTATGTAATAACATCTAATACATCCCTTAACTACAAAATAGCTATCTTTTGATAGTTGGCCCTCTTTTAATAAAATTGTTCCTTTTTTAAAACTTGTGAAAAAAGCTACATCAATTATGGCATTTTTTTCCTCTTCAGAAAGTTGAATGTACTTTGCTAAAAAATTGAGGAGAATTTGATCCATATCTCCATTTTTAAATTTCATGCTTTTATCATTAAGTTAGTTCATGTGTAAAATTTGATACTTCCTAAACGCTTACTATACATAACCAAAGATAACAATTGAAAACAAACCGCAAAATCATTTGGACAATAGGCTATCCCTTCATTGGCGATCTCTGAAGACTCCCTTTAACAATCAATAAACCGAAAAATCCGAGTAAAATAACCCAGGCTGCAAAAAACACCGTTAATAGGATGCTGATTATATTGGCTATAAATGGCAAAGTAAAATAACAATACCTAATTTAAGTTTGAAATTTGGCACATATGTATGTATAATCACAGATAACCGGAAAATTTCCGATTATCAATTCATAATATGACAATAAATTATGTATAAATATTTGCTTTAAATCGGAAATTTTCCGATTTTAGATGAATAATTTAACAATAATGGATTTTAAATATTTAGCCAAATACTATAACAATGCCCCACTGACCCGCTCCATCATGCTGGACATGCTTAAGGATTATAGAAGACCTAATGATAAAATCAGTGAATTGATAAAGAGCGGTGATCTGTTGCCATTAAAAAAGGGGCTTTATGTTCCTGGCATAAAAGCTGATTTAGCAGGTCCGGAGCTTTTTCTGATCGCAAATCACTTATGGGGTCCAAGCTATGTGTCACTTGAAGCGGCTTTGTCTTACTGGGGATTAATTCCTGAACGGGTTTATGAAATCAGCTCCATTACGATGAAGCTTTCAAAAAAATATAAAACACCAAAGGGCAGGTTCAGCTATCGCTTTGTGCCTTCGCCATATTACAGTTTCGGAATTATAAGTATAGAATTATCGCCTGAACAGGTTGCCATTGTAGCAACACCCGAAAAAGCACTGTGTGATAAGATAGTCACTACGGCCGGACTTGTGTTAAGGAGTTCCACCCAAACGCTTAATTTTCTGCTGGAAGATCTTCGGATAGACGAGGAATCGCTTCGAAAGCTTAATATTAAGGAACTGTCTTCCTGGATTGAGGATGCTCCAAAAAAGGAGAGTTTAAGAATGCTTGTTAAAACACTTGAAAAACTATGATTAAAGAATGGATAGCTGAATATAATCCCAAAAATACAGATGATGTACTTTCGGCTTTAAGAGAAATTATGCAGGAAGTTGCATTAGCAGGCCTATCAAGGACAGACTTCTTCGAAAAAGCAGCCTTTTATGGTGGCACTGCCCTGCGTATATTTTATGGCCTGGACCGATTCTCTGAAGACCTGGATTTTTCGCTACTGGAGGCCGATCCTAATTTCTCCCTTGAGCCTTATTTCGATGATATTGTAACGGAATTTGAATCCATTGGTATGAGAGTGAGCATCCGGGAAAAGGAGAAAAAGGAAAAAACAAATATCGATTCGGCTTTCCTGAAATCAGAAACTGAATGGAAGGAACTGATACTAGAGGATATTGTAAAACAGGCAGGTATAAAATCTACGAACAGGTCTATGAAAATTAAGATCGAGGTAGACCGTAACCCGCCTCTTGGGTTCACAACAGAAATGAAACTTTTAACACGTCCTTTTTCCTTTTATGTAAAATGTTTTGACAGGCCAAGTTTGTTTGCAGGTAAAATGCATGCGCTGCTCTTCCGAAAATGGCAAAACCGGGTTAAAGGAAGGGATTGGTATGACCTGGAATGGTACATAAAAAAAGGGATTCCACTTGACTTGCACCATTTTATGCTAAGGGCAAAAGATACCGGCAACTGGAGCAAAGATAAACTGATCCCGGAGGATGTACTGGTATTGCTTCGCGAGAAATTTAAGTCAGTCTCATTTGACAATGTAAAAGAAGATGTTTTGCCATTCATAAAAGATGATGCTGCACTTGAAATCTGGAATGAGCAGTACTTTAATGACCTGGCAGATAAATTAAGATTTCAGTAGAAATGAGCAGTTATTTTAAAACTTTTCTATTTCTTCTATAGGAAACCTGGTAAGCTCTTTAATCTCATCAAGAGACAGTCCTTTGTCTTTCATTTTTTGGGCTATCTCGAGTTTTTCTTCAAGTTTACCTTTTTTCTCGGCATAACGAATACCCGCATTCCAGTCAGATTTCGCTTTTAAGTCTGAATGGTACAACTCACGTTCTTCCTCAGTTGCATTATCATAGTTTAGACGTTCAAATACTTTTTTAAATATGGGATTCTCGGCAGATAGCCTTGCTATAAATTCTTCGCTAATTCCCGGCACCTGTTTTTCGTGTTGCTCCATAATTTGCTCAATTGAATACTCTTCTTTAGTTATTGCACTCATATGTTCGAACAGCTTGCCGGCGATTTTTCGCTCCAACTGTCCAGCAGACCAATTATTTTTGACTGCTTCTACAATGTAGAAATCTCTACCTGACTGATCCTCAACACCTAATAGCAGCTTATAATGGTCCCAACTTAATTGTGCAGGCAGCACATGCACAATTGGAAAGCATCTATAAAACTGGAGATAAAGATTGATCTGACTGATGGAATACCCGCTTCCAAACTCTGGTTGCAATTGTTCAGAAAGCATTTTAATGAGAGACTCGGCATGGCCTTCGCTTTTTTGTTCTTCCAAAAAGATACGCTGACCAATTCGCCAGTACATGAGTACTTGTTCAGCCTCCACAGCATGGCCAGCCTTTTCACGTGCAGAATGGATAGTTGTTTTAATGTCCGACAGGATAGTAGTGTTTAAGGTCATAATTTTTAAGTTAGTTTTTTACAAACTTAAGTGTTTGTGCCCCCTAGACCCACAACGTCCAAAACAAAGTTTTTTAGTACAAAAAGCTGGTTTTTAAACCAAAATTTTGAAATTATGTCGGCCCCCACGTCAACAATTATAATATGACAAGGTCAGATTTTTGTTGTTAGCTTGAGTGTTTTTAAATCGTAAATACTGATTTCATTTTTATCTGTTATATCGTACTTCCGATTATTATTCAGATCATAGTAGCCAGTTACTACCAATGTCCCTGTTTTTTTATTTACTGCCCAGGATAGCACATATAATTTATCATCGGTAAGTTGGGTGCGCTTTGTCCCATCGGTTGACACTGCAGCTATTTGCCTTGGGTCACTATAGTCTATCCCATTTTTTCCGTCCATGTCAATACATTGAACCGCTACCAGAATAATATTTATATCCAGTTCATCTATTTTTACCTGCTCGGGCCTGCTATTAAACCAGCCCCCAACAGGAAGCTCCATACGATTTACCTGTCCGTTTTTTGTATCGATAAAAAGCCAGTACTGATTTTTTGCGCTTTCGGATTTTCCCCAGGATTCAATGGTGGAAATTACAAAGCTTGTCCCTTCAATTTCTGTGATTTTAGTATAGTTGTATTTGTTTTGTCCAAAAACTGTGGCTGTTAGCATAGTGAATACAAAAACTATAACTGCTTTCATATAAGTAATATTTAGTTTTGAGGGTGTTTATAAAAACAAAGTTAATAGGGTTGGCTGCTTTTCCAAAAATTGTCAAGAGGAGGCATGATGGCCAACAATATTCTTTATCATTCCTTTAAAAATAAAAGCATGAAAAGGCAAAACCGCGTACCAATATAACCTTCCGGTCAGACCTAAAGGTCGAAAAGTAGCTGTTTGTATAAACCTGTTTTCCTTATCTATTTTAAATTCCAGCCAGGCTTCACCAGGTAATTTCATTTCTGCATACAACAGTAACCGCCTATCTTTTTTATCGGCAAGAATTACTCTCCAGAAATCAATTACACTTCCGGTTGACAGGACATTGGAATTTGTTCTTCCCCTTTGCAATCCTACTCCACCAGATAACTTATCCAGAAAGCCCCGAACTCCCCAAAGCCAATTTGCATAATACCAGCCGGTTGTCCCGCCTATGGCCCAAACATTGTTCAATACACGCTCCGGATCATCTACCCGCATTGATCGAACATCTTTAAAACAGCCTTCCTGAGGAACTTCAATGAGTTTTTTAAACCGATCAGGATAAACATATCCATTCATCGCATCCCGCCAGCTTGATATGACCTGGTTTTGTTCTATTTTATCAAAAGCCAATTCAATAGATTGCTCATAGCTAACCGGCTTAATATTTAATCTTTCTTGTAGATCGTTTGGCTTTGCCACCACATCAACCTTCATACTTTCGACCAAACTGCCGGCCAAAGGATAAGAAACTGAGGTCACAAAATATAGCCAATAGGAAGAAAGCTTTGGAGTCATTACCGGTACAGTAAAAATCCATCGCTTCAGTCCCCTCACTTTAGCAAAACGCAAAAGCATCGCTTTGTAAGTAATCACCTCAGGCCCACCGATATCATATGCTTTATTGAAAGCATAATCCTGCATCAGCACACCTTCAAGAAAGTGAAGTACATCGCGAATACCAATGGGCTGACACCGGGTATTGAGCCATTTAGGTGCAATCATTACAGGCAGTTTCTCTACAAGATCCCTGATAATTTCAAAACTCGCACTTCCAGAACCCACAATAATCCCCGCTCGTAAAGTAGTTAAGGCATACTTATCCGATTGCAAGGCCTCCTCAACACTCAGACGAGAATTTAAATGCTTCGACAAATGCGCACTATTCACAATTCCACTTAAAAAGACAACCTGTTTTGTAGATGTGCGTTCTATGATGCTTTTGAAATTATTTGCTGTAGACAACTCAGCCTCGGAGAAATCACCCTTTGTTGCCGACATAGAATGCATAAGGTAATAGGCTGCATCAATAGCTGCAGGTATATGGTCAAAACTGTTCTTATTCAGGAAATCTACCTCAATAACCTCTAAATCAAACCCTGCATATTTACTTTTATCAAATCGGTTTTTATCCCGAACGCAACAAATCACCTGGTGCCCATTTTCAAGCAAAATAGGGAGCAACCGCTGAGCAATATAACCAGTAGCACCTGTTAACAATATCCTCATGTACTTAAATATACTAATATTTGCCTGACAGTGATCATAAAATTTCTACTCGCAAGGATGGGTATACCGATCAATCGTCTTTTGCAATTGCTGTTTCAGCTGCTTTACCAAAATCCTTGGGCCCAGCACTTTCATTTTAGCGCCAAAGCCCAGCAGCTCCCGCTCCAGCTCAAAATTCAGCACTACCCTTATGCTGAATATTTTACCGGTTTCGTCTTCGGTTAACAAGGTTTGCGTATGGTGCAGGGGCTTGGTAACCACATAAGGCGCATTTTCCTTATCTATCCAAAAAACCACTTCGCAATCCCGTTGTTCAGGAGATTTGGTTACCCCGATGCAGTTGTCGTAATAGGTAGCCAGGTTAAGCGTGGTATTTTCATGATAAGGCTCCTCATGATCGGTTATGGCCTGAATCCTGTCCAGTGCCAGGTTATACAGGTTCCTTGCCGCCCGCTTATGCTGTACGCCCAGTACAAACCAGCGGTTGCGGTATTCTTTAAGCAGGTAGCCGCTGAAACAAAAGGTACTCTCCTGCCGGGCTTTAAATGAGCGGTAGGTAATGCAGATCGTTTTTTTCGCGACAATGGCTTTGCGGATCACTTCAATATACTCCAGCCCTTTCAGGTTGTCGTTCCTTTCGAAATCGATGACCGGGGCACTGTGCGTTTTTTGCGTGTAGATCTTGTCTTCCAGCTTGCTCACCATTTCATTGAGGTCTGCAAAGTGATTAAAGCCTTTGAACTGCTTCAGCAGGCCCGATACTTCGCTCAGCACCTGCATATCCTGCTGGTTCAGCGGACTGTTGGTTATGCTATAGTTTTTATCACTATAGGTGTAATATTTTTTATCGGTTACAATGATCGGTGCCTCATAGCCCAGCTTATTGCTGCGCATCATTTCTATATCGGCCTGCACGGTCCTTCGGCTTACCCCGGTGTCGATGCCCTGGTATTCATAGATGGCATCGCTGCATGCCTCAATCAGATCGTCGAGGGTCCATTTCTTGTAACGGTTTTGCAGGCACTGGTCTATAGTGCGGTAGCGGATGAGGGCATTTCTGTTAACAGGCATGTGCTTGAAATTATTTTAATGAATTTATGAATTAATTTTAACTACGCAAATACACTGCGCAGATGCTATATTTCTTTGCCTCAGTAAACAATAAAACAGTCATGAAAAACGAGAAAATCAGCAACAACGAATTAAGGGCTTTGGGTGTCGAATCAGTAGAGCTCCTCATCAAGTTCAGCCGCGTAGCCAATGGTTTATTGAAACATGAGGTAATGCCTAAGGCTGAAATCCTGGCCAATATCGCAGCGCTGATCGATGACCCGATGCCTTATGCTTTGAAAAAAGGCGGCAAGTTTAAAAACCTGGCCGAAGAGGTGATCGCCCTGCGGAAGGAAGGAAAATTTGTAAAACAAGAGCGCAGCAATTTTAAGCTGAAAGAAGAAATAGCAGACTTTCCGGTGTGGGGATTGGAACAGATTGAAGTGGGCGCACTGGCACAGATGCGTACTGCCGTACAATTGCCCATTGCTGTTGCAGGTGCCTTGATGCCCGATGCGCACCAGGGTTACGGTTTGCCGATTGGCGGGGTACTGGCTACTACAGCAAACACCATCATTCCGTTTGCGGTTGGGGTAGATATTGCCTGCAGAATGTGCCTGAGCATATTTGACCTGCCTGCAGCAGCCATCGATACTGAAGCTGATAAATTAAAAAATATACTGGTAGACCACACCTATTTTGGTATAGGCTGCACCACAAAATCATACTTTGACAGCTCGCTGTTCGATAGTGCGGCCTGGAACGAAACCAAGGTGATCCGTAACCTGAAAGACAAGGCTTATGCCCAGCTGGGTACCAGTGGAACGGGCAACCATTTTGTGGAGTGGGGCGAATTGACCATTGCTGAGGGTGCTTTAACAGGCATTCCGGCTGGAAGCTACCTGGCCCTGCTGTCGCACTCCGGTTCACGTGGATTTGGCGGAGCGGTAGCAGACCACTATAGCAGGATAGCGATGACCAAAACAAAACTGCCCGCAGAGGCCAAGCACCTGGCCTGGCTGGACCTGGATAAAGATGAAGGGCAGGAATACTGGATTGCCATGAACCTTGCCGGTGAATATGCAAGTGCAAACCACCACGAGATCCACAACAAGATAGCCCGTGCTTTGGGTGTTAACCCGATGACCAGGATAGAGAACCACCATAACTTTGCCTGGAAAGAGCAGCTGGCCGACGGTACGGAGGTGATGGTTCACCGTAAAGGTGCTACCCCTGCTGGCGAAGGTGTTTTGGGGATCATTCCTGGAAGCATGAGTACACCGGGCTTCCTGGTGCGCGGCAAAGGCAATACCAGCAGCATCAATTCGGCCAGCCATGGTGCAGGCCGCCTGATGAGCAGAAGTGCGGCTTTTAAAACGCTGGACAGAAAGCAGATTGCTGCTAACCTGGTAGATAAGCGGATTACCCTGATGGGTAGTGATGTGGATGAAGCGCCAATGGCCTATAAAGATATACATGCGGTTATGGCCGCACAAAATGACCTGGTTGAGGTACTTGCGAAATTTGAGCCGCGTATTGTAAGAATGGCGGATGCAAGAGAAAAACCAGAAGATTAAAAAGAATGAAAGGAGGTTCAACATGAAATTTAACCTGTTAAGCAGAACAAAAAATCAAACCATAAACTACGAAGGTGCAAAAGCGTTTGCAATGACTCCGGAAATGGAGCTGTACGCGACGGTGGTGACCTGGAGCTTAAACGATTCCTTTTATGAAAAGGATGAGGCAAGGCTGCAACGTTTGCGCGTGTTGATTGCCAAATGCACCCCTGTATTTGTGGGTAAGCTGGCGGTATATGCCAGAACTAAAATGTATATGCGCTCAGTGCCGCTTGTTCTGGTAACAGAACTGGCCAGGCAGCACGCTGGTGATAACCTGGTTGCCAGGGCTACCGATGGTGTTATAGGCCGGGCAGATGAGATCACAGAATTACTGGCCTGCTATGAATTGCTGAACGAGCGTAAAGGCCCTAAAAGGCTAAACCGCTTGTCTAAGCAATTGCAAAAGGGTTTATCCAATGCGTTCAACCGTTTTGATGAATACCAGTTTGGCAAGTACAGCCGTGATGGTGCCATCAGGCTGCGCGATGCTTTGTTCCTGGTTCACCCAAAAGCAAAGGATGAATTGCAGCAGTTGCTCTTCAACAAAATTGCGAGTGGCGGTTTGCAAACCCCTTATACCTGGGAAACGGAACTGTCGGCATTGGGACAAATGAATTTTGACAGTGCAGAAGCAAAAACCATGGCCTTTCGTGCCAAATGGGAGGAGCTGATCGACAGCGGAAAACTGGGCTATATGGCCCTGCTGAGGAACCTGCGCAACATCCAGGATGCTGGTGTAAGTTATATGCACTTCGAAAGGATATGTGAACGTTTGGGCGATGCCGTGGAAGTGGC from Pedobacter africanus includes:
- a CDS encoding Crp/Fnr family transcriptional regulator — translated: MKFKNGDMDQILLNFLAKYIQLSEEEKNAIIDVAFFTSFKKGTILLKEGQLSKDSYFVVKGCIRCYYIVDGEEKTTAFYSDGESLTPPSALTRKPSEYYISCLEDSVLSAGDAEPDEELFKKFPKLEKLCRILSEDLHSKSQIAFDNFKISSPEQRYLHLLETRPDLVQRIPQYYLASYLGITPQSLSRMRNRLVKKVS
- a CDS encoding type IV toxin-antitoxin system AbiEi family antitoxin domain-containing protein, encoding MDFKYLAKYYNNAPLTRSIMLDMLKDYRRPNDKISELIKSGDLLPLKKGLYVPGIKADLAGPELFLIANHLWGPSYVSLEAALSYWGLIPERVYEISSITMKLSKKYKTPKGRFSYRFVPSPYYSFGIISIELSPEQVAIVATPEKALCDKIVTTAGLVLRSSTQTLNFLLEDLRIDEESLRKLNIKELSSWIEDAPKKESLRMLVKTLEKL
- a CDS encoding nucleotidyl transferase AbiEii/AbiGii toxin family protein — encoded protein: MIKEWIAEYNPKNTDDVLSALREIMQEVALAGLSRTDFFEKAAFYGGTALRIFYGLDRFSEDLDFSLLEADPNFSLEPYFDDIVTEFESIGMRVSIREKEKKEKTNIDSAFLKSETEWKELILEDIVKQAGIKSTNRSMKIKIEVDRNPPLGFTTEMKLLTRPFSFYVKCFDRPSLFAGKMHALLFRKWQNRVKGRDWYDLEWYIKKGIPLDLHHFMLRAKDTGNWSKDKLIPEDVLVLLREKFKSVSFDNVKEDVLPFIKDDAALEIWNEQYFNDLADKLRFQ
- a CDS encoding DUF1016 N-terminal domain-containing protein, producing MTLNTTILSDIKTTIHSAREKAGHAVEAEQVLMYWRIGQRIFLEEQKSEGHAESLIKMLSEQLQPEFGSGYSISQINLYLQFYRCFPIVHVLPAQLSWDHYKLLLGVEDQSGRDFYIVEAVKNNWSAGQLERKIAGKLFEHMSAITKEEYSIEQIMEQHEKQVPGISEEFIARLSAENPIFKKVFERLNYDNATEEERELYHSDLKAKSDWNAGIRYAEKKGKLEEKLEIAQKMKDKGLSLDEIKELTRFPIEEIEKF
- a CDS encoding SDR family oxidoreductase, with translation MRILLTGATGYIAQRLLPILLENGHQVICCVRDKNRFDKSKYAGFDLEVIEVDFLNKNSFDHIPAAIDAAYYLMHSMSATKGDFSEAELSTANNFKSIIERTSTKQVVFLSGIVNSAHLSKHLNSRLSVEEALQSDKYALTTLRAGIIVGSGSASFEIIRDLVEKLPVMIAPKWLNTRCQPIGIRDVLHFLEGVLMQDYAFNKAYDIGGPEVITYKAMLLRFAKVRGLKRWIFTVPVMTPKLSSYWLYFVTSVSYPLAGSLVESMKVDVVAKPNDLQERLNIKPVSYEQSIELAFDKIEQNQVISSWRDAMNGYVYPDRFKKLIEVPQEGCFKDVRSMRVDDPERVLNNVWAIGGTTGWYYANWLWGVRGFLDKLSGGVGLQRGRTNSNVLSTGSVIDFWRVILADKKDRRLLLYAEMKLPGEAWLEFKIDKENRFIQTATFRPLGLTGRLYWYAVLPFHAFIFKGMIKNIVGHHASS
- a CDS encoding helix-turn-helix transcriptional regulator yields the protein MPVNRNALIRYRTIDQCLQNRYKKWTLDDLIEACSDAIYEYQGIDTGVSRRTVQADIEMMRSNKLGYEAPIIVTDKKYYTYSDKNYSITNSPLNQQDMQVLSEVSGLLKQFKGFNHFADLNEMVSKLEDKIYTQKTHSAPVIDFERNDNLKGLEYIEVIRKAIVAKKTICITYRSFKARQESTFCFSGYLLKEYRNRWFVLGVQHKRAARNLYNLALDRIQAITDHEEPYHENTTLNLATYYDNCIGVTKSPEQRDCEVVFWIDKENAPYVVTKPLHHTQTLLTEDETGKIFSIRVVLNFELERELLGFGAKMKVLGPRILVKQLKQQLQKTIDRYTHPCE
- a CDS encoding RtcB family protein codes for the protein MKNEKISNNELRALGVESVELLIKFSRVANGLLKHEVMPKAEILANIAALIDDPMPYALKKGGKFKNLAEEVIALRKEGKFVKQERSNFKLKEEIADFPVWGLEQIEVGALAQMRTAVQLPIAVAGALMPDAHQGYGLPIGGVLATTANTIIPFAVGVDIACRMCLSIFDLPAAAIDTEADKLKNILVDHTYFGIGCTTKSYFDSSLFDSAAWNETKVIRNLKDKAYAQLGTSGTGNHFVEWGELTIAEGALTGIPAGSYLALLSHSGSRGFGGAVADHYSRIAMTKTKLPAEAKHLAWLDLDKDEGQEYWIAMNLAGEYASANHHEIHNKIARALGVNPMTRIENHHNFAWKEQLADGTEVMVHRKGATPAGEGVLGIIPGSMSTPGFLVRGKGNTSSINSASHGAGRLMSRSAAFKTLDRKQIAANLVDKRITLMGSDVDEAPMAYKDIHAVMAAQNDLVEVLAKFEPRIVRMADAREKPED
- a CDS encoding TROVE domain-containing protein: MQEKNQKIKKNERRFNMKFNLLSRTKNQTINYEGAKAFAMTPEMELYATVVTWSLNDSFYEKDEARLQRLRVLIAKCTPVFVGKLAVYARTKMYMRSVPLVLVTELARQHAGDNLVARATDGVIGRADEITELLACYELLNERKGPKRLNRLSKQLQKGLSNAFNRFDEYQFGKYSRDGAIRLRDALFLVHPKAKDELQQLLFNKIASGGLQTPYTWETELSALGQMNFDSAEAKTMAFRAKWEELIDSGKLGYMALLRNLRNIQDAGVSYMHFERICERLGDAVEVAKAKQFPFRYLAAYRELIGSQGNKKGYTGLLLDALEKAVRASAANIKGFDHETRVLLACDVSGSMQQPVSAKSKILLYDVGLMLGMLLHSRCKNAEVGMFGDTWKTISVPRTNILGNVQEFYRREGEVGYATNGYLVIQDILRRKVRMDKVMLFTDGQLWDSSILGSRIQTLWLRYKKEVSPEARLYLFDLQGYGRTPLQILRDDVYLIAGWSDKVFEVLAALENGKTALDAINEIEL